The following proteins are co-located in the Haloplanus sp. HW8-1 genome:
- a CDS encoding PAS domain S-box protein has product MSSLRSGSVHVAVVGADDTAASFRSGVGSGEPPVRVESRRPAAVHEGAELDGVDCLLVDDGASGVDAAAVVADAGEVDDAPPAVVLVAGGYDRTTAALAAGAADTLPRRIVEDDPHLLTSRVTAVVDCGHDRTAAEEHEKYSTLVEQSSDGVAVVQDESFTFVNDRFVEITGYDRPTLLDGPFYDVFTPESREVVRERYRRRVAGESPPDRYDVTVETADGDVRTLDLVVSRIRHGGEPATMVNFRDVTERRRREREYEQIFDGVNDTISVHDPESGEMIDANGSLCDLLGYEKSALLDRGATAISVEREGFTEERGKEIIDSVVESGESEQVEWQVETATGERRWLEINATTARIGGETRYLAIGRDVTERKRREREYEQIFNGVTDIINVYDPETGELVAVNDTMCELTGYDRETILDRGIGALSAAEEGYTPDHVRETLDEVMASDEPRDLDWALETADGEIRWLDVTATTATINGEDRLLTISRDVTERRRSEQRLRAILDRIDEAVFLGPVHELDRASPNPDFLSSGYEEIWGQPLSTLHERYPDGFFGTLHEDDEAGYRHFIEEIQAEVPSETAADRYAHEYRIERPDGEIRWVHSDFYPTTWTNGPPRIVIVSRDVTERKRRERRMASFNAATEDLTTADRPTEAARMAVEAATETLGLSSVCAFLYDDDEGVLRTEVCAGRVPDGFRDRVVDADGGPLWHAFATGSVVTPADGDDPAGLADWRALALGNHGLLLVGEPDRSLDPDTIQAAHVLAATLEAALNHLRGQRRLAAQEERLRTQTERAERLDRIATLTQQVEAAITDASGVTEVECAVCDRLADAGPYECAWIGGVEVGADRLTPRVTAGTETETGTGTGTGTGLSTTTAGPDPHPAVAAWRADEMQVAESLVADGPSGDWRRDALAAGVQSICAVPLTYDGITHGVLAVGASAPNAFAEREREVLDQLGTSVGYALAAIERRRALESDETVELVFRDADRAAVTLPFVRAARAADCRVFHERTVTRDGSVSVFFTFEADRDDVVTVADRTLPGEVSVVTDDADSTLVEVRTDSWFGSPLAEYGAVLRRATATPDGTTIVVEVSAQADVRSFVDRLRELAPSVELVAKRQHQRQERTPTELRDRVTERLTDRQREALTTALSAGYFEWPRENDGREVAERLGITQPTLNKHLRLAERKTFSLLFDTATLDAGGE; this is encoded by the coding sequence ATGTCTTCGCTCCGGTCCGGATCGGTACACGTCGCCGTCGTCGGGGCCGACGACACGGCGGCGTCGTTCCGTTCGGGTGTCGGTTCGGGTGAGCCGCCGGTCCGCGTCGAGTCCCGCCGACCGGCGGCCGTCCACGAGGGGGCCGAACTCGACGGGGTCGACTGCCTGCTCGTCGACGATGGGGCCTCGGGCGTCGACGCCGCCGCCGTCGTCGCCGACGCCGGCGAGGTCGACGACGCTCCGCCAGCCGTCGTGCTGGTCGCGGGCGGATACGATCGGACGACTGCGGCCCTGGCCGCCGGTGCTGCGGATACGCTCCCGCGCCGAATCGTCGAGGACGACCCGCATCTGCTGACAAGTCGGGTCACCGCCGTGGTGGACTGTGGGCACGACCGAACCGCTGCGGAGGAACACGAGAAGTACTCGACGCTGGTCGAGCAGAGTTCGGACGGCGTCGCCGTCGTCCAAGACGAGTCGTTCACGTTCGTCAACGATCGGTTCGTGGAGATCACCGGATACGACCGACCGACGCTTCTCGACGGCCCGTTCTACGACGTATTCACGCCGGAAAGTCGGGAAGTGGTCCGGGAGCGGTATCGTCGGCGCGTCGCCGGCGAGTCGCCGCCGGATCGATACGACGTCACGGTGGAGACTGCCGACGGCGACGTGCGAACGCTCGATCTGGTCGTCTCCCGGATCCGGCACGGCGGCGAACCGGCGACGATGGTCAACTTTCGTGACGTAACCGAGCGCCGGCGCCGCGAACGCGAGTACGAACAGATCTTCGACGGCGTCAACGACACCATCTCCGTTCACGACCCCGAGTCCGGCGAGATGATCGACGCCAACGGGAGCCTGTGTGACCTGCTTGGCTACGAGAAGTCGGCGCTTCTCGACCGTGGCGCGACGGCGATCAGCGTCGAACGCGAGGGGTTCACCGAGGAGCGTGGCAAGGAGATCATCGACTCCGTCGTCGAGTCCGGCGAGTCCGAGCAAGTGGAGTGGCAGGTCGAAACCGCAACCGGAGAGCGTCGATGGCTGGAGATCAACGCCACGACCGCCCGGATCGGCGGCGAGACGCGATACCTGGCGATCGGGCGCGACGTGACCGAGCGCAAGCGCCGGGAGCGCGAGTACGAACAGATCTTCAACGGCGTCACCGACATCATCAACGTCTACGATCCGGAGACGGGTGAGCTGGTCGCGGTCAACGACACCATGTGCGAGTTGACGGGTTACGACCGCGAGACGATACTCGATCGCGGGATCGGCGCGCTGAGTGCGGCCGAGGAGGGGTATACGCCCGATCACGTCCGAGAGACCCTCGACGAGGTGATGGCAAGCGACGAGCCACGGGACCTCGACTGGGCGCTCGAAACCGCGGACGGCGAGATCCGGTGGCTCGACGTTACCGCGACGACGGCGACGATCAACGGCGAGGACCGACTGTTGACCATCTCGCGGGACGTGACCGAGCGCCGACGCTCGGAGCAGCGACTCCGGGCCATCCTCGACCGCATCGACGAGGCCGTCTTCTTGGGGCCGGTCCACGAACTCGACCGCGCGTCGCCGAACCCCGACTTCCTGAGTTCCGGGTACGAGGAGATCTGGGGACAGCCGCTCTCGACGCTTCACGAGCGCTATCCGGACGGCTTCTTCGGGACGCTGCACGAGGACGACGAGGCCGGCTACCGCCACTTCATCGAGGAGATTCAGGCCGAGGTCCCGTCCGAGACGGCGGCGGACCGCTACGCCCACGAGTACCGGATCGAGCGGCCGGACGGCGAGATCCGGTGGGTTCACTCCGACTTCTACCCGACCACCTGGACGAACGGGCCGCCACGGATCGTGATCGTCAGTCGCGACGTGACCGAGCGCAAGCGCCGGGAGCGCCGGATGGCGTCGTTCAACGCCGCGACCGAGGACCTCACGACCGCGGATCGGCCGACCGAGGCAGCCCGGATGGCAGTCGAAGCGGCCACCGAGACGCTCGGTCTGTCCTCGGTCTGTGCGTTCCTCTACGACGACGACGAGGGCGTCCTCCGCACCGAGGTGTGTGCGGGGCGGGTCCCCGACGGGTTCCGCGATCGGGTCGTCGACGCCGACGGCGGTCCGCTCTGGCACGCCTTCGCGACCGGGAGCGTCGTCACGCCCGCCGACGGCGACGATCCCGCGGGCCTCGCCGACTGGCGGGCGCTCGCGCTGGGCAATCACGGCCTCCTGCTGGTGGGGGAGCCGGACCGGTCGCTCGACCCGGACACGATCCAAGCCGCACACGTCCTCGCGGCGACGCTGGAGGCCGCGCTGAACCACCTCCGCGGTCAGCGCCGACTCGCCGCCCAGGAGGAGCGGCTCCGGACCCAGACGGAACGGGCCGAACGACTGGACCGCATCGCAACCCTCACCCAGCAGGTCGAAGCCGCAATCACCGACGCCTCGGGTGTCACGGAGGTCGAGTGTGCGGTCTGTGATCGCCTCGCCGACGCCGGGCCGTACGAGTGTGCCTGGATCGGCGGCGTCGAGGTTGGCGCCGACCGACTCACGCCCCGGGTGACCGCAGGCACGGAGACGGAGACGGGGACGGGAACCGGCACGGGGACGGGACTGTCGACGACGACCGCCGGCCCCGATCCCCACCCCGCGGTCGCCGCTTGGCGGGCCGACGAGATGCAGGTCGCCGAGTCGCTGGTCGCCGACGGCCCGAGCGGCGACTGGCGGCGGGACGCACTCGCCGCCGGGGTCCAGTCGATCTGTGCGGTTCCGTTGACCTACGACGGCATCACCCACGGCGTCCTCGCGGTGGGTGCGTCCGCCCCCAACGCCTTCGCCGAGCGCGAACGGGAGGTCCTCGACCAACTCGGCACGTCGGTCGGCTACGCGCTCGCAGCCATCGAGCGCCGCCGCGCCCTCGAGTCCGACGAGACGGTCGAACTCGTCTTTCGCGACGCCGATCGGGCTGCCGTGACGTTGCCCTTCGTCCGGGCCGCGCGCGCGGCCGACTGTCGGGTGTTCCACGAGCGAACCGTCACCCGCGACGGGAGCGTGAGCGTCTTCTTCACCTTCGAGGCGGACCGCGACGACGTGGTCACTGTCGCGGACCGGACGCTTCCGGGCGAGGTGTCGGTCGTGACCGACGACGCCGATTCGACCCTCGTCGAGGTCCGGACCGACTCCTGGTTCGGCTCGCCGCTCGCGGAGTACGGGGCGGTCCTCCGGCGGGCGACGGCGACTCCCGACGGGACGACCATCGTCGTCGAGGTGTCGGCGCAGGCGGACGTCCGCTCCTTCGTCGACCGGCTTCGCGAACTCGCGCCGTCCGTCGAACTGGTCGCGAAGCGACAACATCAGC